In one Antennarius striatus isolate MH-2024 chromosome 15, ASM4005453v1, whole genome shotgun sequence genomic region, the following are encoded:
- the LOC137608369 gene encoding GTPase IMAP family member 7-like, which yields MGIRTSMPEGPPLRIVMIGKTGVGKSAAGNTIVGKKVFHSSASAQSITETCEKERVQSRRKIYVIDTPGILDTSRSPENLKTEITKCIQVSSPGPHAFLLIIQIGRFTKEEEHCIQALEKIFGPEASKYMIVLFTRGDELKGRSIENYVQTGHPKLQEVINRCGNRYHVFNNKQKRDRRQVVRLINMIDNMVAANGGKHFSQEFFEEAEKTILQQKSQRKKAEEKIYDFSFMSELLRRVILFQAILKAAVQGNTDNLSNPSPP from the exons ATGGGTATCCGTACTTCGATGCCTGAAG gtCCTCCATTGAGGATTGTGATGATAGGAAAAACTGGAGTTGGGAAGAGTGCTGCTGGCAACACCATTGTTGGAAAGAAGGTCTTTCATTCCTCGGCAAGTGCACAGTCTATAACGGAAACCTGTGAAAAAGAACGGGTTCAGAGTCGCAGGAAGATCTACGTAATCGATACACCTGGGATTCTGGATACTTCTAGAAGTCCAGAGAACTTAAAGACAGAAATCACTAAATGTATCCAGGTGTCCTCTCCCGGTCCTCATGCCTTCCTGCTGATAATTCAGATTGGCAGGttcaccaaagaagaagaacactGCATCCAAGCCCTGGAGAAAATCTTTGGACCCGAGGCTTCTAAGTACATGATTGTTCTGTTCACACGTGGAGATGAGCTAAAGGGCAGAAGTATTGAGAACTATGTACAGACGGGCCACCCAAAACTTCAAGAAGTGATAAACAGGTGTGGTAATAGGTACCATGTCTTCAACAACAAgcaaaagagagacagaaggcAAGTGGTTCGGTTGATTAATATGATTGATAACATGGTTGCAGCAAATGGAGGAAAGCACTTCAGTCAAGAATTTTTtgaagaggcagaaaagaccATCCTGCAGCAGAAGtctcaaagaaaaaaagctgaagAGAAGATTTATGACTTCTCCTTCATGTCTGAGCTGCTGAGGAGGGTCATTCTGTTTCAGGCTATACTGAAGGCTGCTGTGcaaggaaacactgacaacCTCTCAAATCCATCGCCGCCTTAG
- the LOC137608368 gene encoding GTPase IMAP family member 7-like — protein sequence MGIRASMPEGPSLRIVMIGKTGVGKSAAGNTIVGKKVFHSSASAQSITETCEKERVQSRRKIYVIDTPGILDTSRSPENLKTEITKCIQVSSPGPHAFLLIIQIGRFTKEEEHCIQALEKIFGPEASKYMIVLFTRGDELKGRSIENYVQTGHPKLQEVINRCGNRYHVFNNKQKRDRRQVVRLINMIDNMVAANGGKHFSQEFFEEAEKTILQQKSQRKKAEEQIYDFSFMSELLRRVILFQAILNAAVQENTDNLSNPSPP from the exons ATGGGTATCCGTGCTTCGATGCCTGAAG gtCCTTCATTGAGGATTGTGATGATAGGAAAAACTGGAGTTGGGAAGAGTGCTGCTGGCAACACCATTGTTGGAAAGAAGGTCTTTCATTCCTCGGCAAGTGCACAGTCTATAACGGAAACCTGTGAAAAAGAACGGGTTCAGAGTCGCAGGAAGATCTACGTAATCGATACACCTGGGATTCTGGATACTTCTAGAAGTCCAGAGAACTTAAAGACAGAAATCACTAAATGTATCCAGGTGTCCTCTCCCGGTCCTCATGCCTTCCTGCTGATAATTCAGATTGGCAGGttcaccaaagaagaagaacactGCATCCAAGCCCTGGAGAAAATCTTTGGACCCGAGGCTTCTAAGTACATGATTGTTCTGTTCACACGTGGAGATGAGCTAAAGGGCAGAAGTATTGAGAACTATGTACAGACGGGCCACCCAAAACTTCAAGAAGTGATAAACAGGTGTGGTAATAGGTACCATGTCTTCAACAACAAgcaaaagagagacagaaggcAAGTGGTTCGGTTGATTAATATGATTGATAACATGGTTGCAGCAAATGGAGGAAAGCACTTCAGTCAAGAATTTTTtgaagaggcagaaaagaccATCCTGCAGCAGAAGtctcaaagaaaaaaagcagaagagcAGATTTATGACTTCTCCTTCATGTCTGAGCTGCTGAGGAGGGTCATTCTGTTTCAGGCTATACTGAACGCTGCTGTGCAAGAAAACACTGACAACCTCTCAAATCCATCGCCGCCTTAG